In Clostridiales bacterium, the genomic stretch TTGTCTTGGTTATGTAAACTCCTTGGCGCGGCCGGGCTTTATCGGACTGAAAGTTAAGGTTGACGGTAGGAATTCCTAACGATTTGCCGTATCCTTTGCCGCTTGTTACTACGCTCATAACGCTAAACGGCTCGCCCAATAACTTTTGGGCTTTTTTCATTTTTCCCGCTTCAATCAATTTTCTTATACTAGAACTTGAAACTTTCAAATTATTTTCTTTAATAAAATCCAAAATTTCAAATTTAACATTGCGCTTTTGGAAATAATTTTGAAGATATTTTACATCGCCTTGGCCGCCTTTGCCAAAACGATAATCTTGACCGCAAACCGCATATTTTATGTTATAGGCGTTGATTAATTCGTCCATAAATACCGATTTGTCTTTTTGCATATAAGCTTGGTCAAATTCTTGGGCGATGACAATATCAACGCCTAATTTTTCAAATTTTTCTAACCTTTCTTCAAATGTGAATATTAATTTTTGGTATTTTCCTAAAGCTACAAAAGGATTATTTGAATAAGTGATTACTGCGCTTTTTATATGATTGTTTATTGCGT encodes the following:
- a CDS encoding bifunctional riboflavin kinase/FAD synthetase, with translation MIVYDFGKKINKELAIALGFFDSVHIGHRAVIGKAIGYAINNHIKSAVITYSNNPFVALGKYQKLIFTFEERLEKFEKLGVDIVIAQEFDQAYMQKDKSVFMDELINAYNIKYAVCGQDYRFGKGGQGDVKYLQNYFQKRNVKFEILDFIKENNLKVSSSSIRKLIEAGKMKKAQKLLGEPFSVMSVVTSGKGYGKSLGIPTVNLNFQSDKARPRQGVYITKTMFDGQSFLSITNVGAKPTFSDSQENIETHILDYDGDLYNRKIKIEFYDFLRPVKNFETKEQLISQIKSDILAAKDYTF